In Yersinia enterocolitica subsp. enterocolitica, one DNA window encodes the following:
- the focA gene encoding formate transporter FocA, translating to MKADNPFDALLPAAMAKVAEDAGVYKATKHPLKTFYLAITAGVFISIAFVFYITATTGTAGVPFGFAKLVGGICFSLGLMLVVVCGGDLFTSTVLTTVAKASGRITWRQLGCNWVNVYIGNLCGALFFVCLIWFAGQYTVANGQWGLNVLQTADHKLHHTFVEAVCLGILANLMVCLAVWMSYSGRTIMDKMFAMILPVGMFVASGFEHSIANMFMIPMGIVIKNFASPEFWQSIGAAPEQFANLTVSNFIIDNLIPVTIGNIIGGGLLVGLTYWVIYLRGDQQH from the coding sequence GTGAAAGCTGACAACCCCTTCGATGCATTATTACCTGCGGCAATGGCTAAAGTAGCCGAAGATGCCGGTGTCTATAAAGCCACCAAGCATCCGCTAAAAACTTTTTATTTAGCGATTACTGCTGGTGTGTTTATTTCAATTGCGTTTGTTTTTTATATTACAGCGACTACCGGTACTGCTGGCGTGCCTTTCGGTTTTGCCAAGTTGGTAGGTGGTATTTGCTTCTCCCTGGGGCTAATGTTAGTGGTGGTATGTGGTGGTGATCTTTTCACTTCTACTGTTCTGACTACGGTGGCCAAAGCCAGTGGCCGTATTACCTGGCGTCAACTGGGATGCAACTGGGTTAATGTCTATATTGGGAACCTGTGCGGTGCGCTATTCTTCGTGTGCCTTATTTGGTTCGCGGGCCAATATACTGTGGCAAATGGTCAATGGGGCTTGAATGTTTTACAAACAGCCGACCACAAATTGCACCATACTTTTGTTGAAGCAGTATGTTTGGGTATTTTGGCCAACTTAATGGTCTGCCTGGCGGTTTGGATGAGCTACTCCGGCCGTACCATAATGGACAAAATGTTTGCGATGATTTTACCGGTGGGCATGTTTGTTGCCAGCGGTTTTGAGCATAGCATCGCAAATATGTTTATGATTCCTATGGGTATAGTGATTAAAAACTTTGCTTCGCCTGAGTTCTGGCAATCCATAGGAGCAGCACCTGAGCAATTTGCTAACTTAACCGTAAGTAACTTTATTATTGATAACCTGATCCCAGTCACTATCGGCAACATCATTGGTGGCGGATTATTGGTAGGTTTGACTTACTGGGTAATTTATCTGCGCGGTGACCAGCAACACTAA
- the pflB gene encoding formate C-acetyltransferase: protein MTELNEKLAKAWQGFTQGDWQKEVNVRDFIQKNYTPYEGDESFLAGSTEATDKLWAQVMEGIKLENRTHAPVDFDTDVAATIISHDAGYINKDLETIVGLQTEKPLKRALIPFGGIKMVEGSCKVYGRELDPQLKKVFTEYRKTHNQGVFDVYTKDILNCRKSGVLTGLPDAYGRGRIIGDYRRVAVYGIDFLMKDKLAQFNSLQDDLENGKDLEMTIQLREEIAEQHRALGQIKEMAAKYGCDISGPATNAKEAVQWTYFGYLAAVKSQNGAAMSFGRVSTFLDVYIERDMKEGKLTEIEAQELIDHLVMKLRMVRFLRTPEYDELFSGDPIWATESLAGMGVDGRTLVTKTSFRFLNTLYTMGPSPEPNMTILWSEKLPLNFKKYAAKVSIDTSSVQYENDDLMRPDFNNDDYAIACCVSPMIVGKQMQFFGARANLAKTMLYAINGGVDEKMKIQVGPKEAPMMDEVLDYDKVMERMDHFMDWLAKQYVTALNIIHYMHDKYSYEAALMALHDRDVYRTMACGIAGLSVAADSLSAIKYAKVSTIRDADGLAIDFNIEGEYPQFGNNDSRVDDIACDLVERFMKKIQKLRTYRGAVATQSVLTITSNVVYGKKTGNTPDGRRAGAPFGPGANPMHGRDQKGAVASLTSVAKLPFAYAKDGISYTFSIVPNALGKDDEVRKANLAGLMDGYFHHEASIEGGQHLNVNVMNREMLLDAMENPEKYPQLTIRVSGYAVRFNSLTKEQQQDVITRTFTQSI, encoded by the coding sequence ATGACCGAACTTAATGAAAAATTGGCCAAAGCATGGCAAGGTTTTACCCAAGGTGACTGGCAAAAAGAAGTCAACGTTCGTGACTTCATCCAGAAAAACTACACCCCTTATGAAGGCGATGAGTCCTTCCTTGCCGGCTCTACCGAAGCGACCGACAAGTTGTGGGCGCAAGTTATGGAAGGTATCAAACTGGAAAACCGCACTCATGCGCCAGTTGATTTCGATACCGACGTAGCAGCGACCATCATTTCACACGATGCTGGCTACATTAATAAAGATCTGGAAACCATCGTTGGTTTGCAGACTGAAAAACCATTGAAACGTGCCCTGATCCCATTCGGCGGCATCAAAATGGTAGAAGGTTCTTGCAAAGTTTACGGTCGTGAACTTGACCCGCAACTGAAAAAAGTCTTCACCGAATACCGTAAAACACATAACCAAGGTGTGTTTGACGTTTATACCAAAGACATCCTGAACTGCCGTAAATCTGGTGTACTGACTGGTTTGCCAGATGCTTATGGCCGTGGCCGTATCATCGGTGACTATCGTCGTGTAGCCGTTTACGGTATCGACTTCCTGATGAAAGACAAACTGGCTCAGTTCAACTCTTTGCAGGATGACCTGGAAAACGGTAAAGACCTGGAAATGACCATTCAGCTGCGCGAAGAAATTGCTGAACAGCATCGCGCTCTGGGTCAAATCAAAGAAATGGCAGCCAAATATGGTTGTGATATTTCTGGGCCAGCAACTAACGCCAAAGAAGCAGTACAGTGGACTTACTTCGGCTACCTGGCTGCGGTTAAATCTCAGAACGGCGCTGCAATGTCCTTCGGCCGTGTTTCTACCTTCCTCGATGTTTATATCGAACGTGATATGAAAGAAGGTAAACTGACTGAAATCGAAGCGCAGGAACTGATTGACCATTTGGTAATGAAACTGCGTATGGTTCGCTTCCTGCGTACCCCTGAGTATGATGAGCTGTTCTCTGGTGACCCAATCTGGGCAACTGAGTCTCTGGCTGGTATGGGCGTTGATGGCCGTACTCTGGTGACTAAAACTAGCTTCCGCTTCTTGAACACCCTGTACACCATGGGGCCGTCTCCAGAGCCGAACATGACCATCCTGTGGTCTGAAAAGCTGCCACTGAACTTCAAAAAATATGCAGCTAAAGTGTCTATCGATACTTCATCTGTACAGTATGAAAACGATGACCTGATGCGTCCTGACTTCAACAACGATGACTATGCCATCGCATGTTGTGTTAGCCCGATGATTGTCGGTAAACAAATGCAGTTCTTCGGCGCGCGTGCCAACCTGGCGAAAACCATGTTGTATGCAATTAACGGCGGCGTTGATGAAAAAATGAAGATCCAGGTTGGCCCGAAAGAAGCGCCAATGATGGATGAAGTGCTGGACTATGACAAAGTCATGGAACGCATGGATCACTTTATGGATTGGCTGGCTAAACAATACGTTACTGCGCTGAACATCATCCATTACATGCATGACAAGTACAGCTACGAAGCTGCACTGATGGCCCTGCATGACCGTGATGTTTACCGTACTATGGCGTGTGGTATTGCAGGCCTGTCTGTTGCTGCTGACTCCCTGTCTGCTATCAAATATGCCAAAGTAAGCACCATTCGTGATGCTGATGGCTTGGCTATCGACTTCAATATCGAAGGCGAATATCCACAGTTTGGTAACAACGACTCACGCGTTGATGACATCGCTTGTGACCTGGTTGAGCGCTTCATGAAGAAAATTCAGAAGCTGCGTACTTACCGTGGTGCAGTCGCAACTCAGTCTGTGCTGACCATCACCTCTAACGTGGTTTATGGTAAGAAAACAGGTAACACCCCAGATGGCCGCCGCGCTGGCGCTCCATTCGGTCCAGGTGCTAACCCAATGCACGGTCGTGACCAGAAAGGTGCTGTTGCCTCTCTGACTTCTGTTGCTAAACTGCCGTTTGCTTACGCGAAAGATGGTATTTCTTACACCTTCTCCATCGTGCCAAACGCACTGGGTAAAGACGACGAAGTTCGTAAAGCTAACCTGGCAGGTCTGATGGATGGTTACTTCCATCACGAGGCGTCCATCGAAGGTGGTCAACACCTGAACGTGAACGTAATGAACCGCGAAATGCTGTTAGATGCGATGGAAAATCCGGAAAAATATCCGCAATTGACCATCCGTGTATCAGGCTACGCTGTTCGTTTCAACTCGCTGACTAAAGAACAGCAGCAGGATGTGATTACACGTACATTCACGCAGTCAATATAA
- a CDS encoding DUF421 domain-containing protein yields the protein MKTFDFNRMALDKFPIEFLAEVGIRCLFTFVLVFLFLKLSGRRGVRQMSLFEVVIILTLGSAAGDVTFYEDVPMLPVVMVFVSIMFLYRLSTFLMSRSEKIQQWMEGKPLIIISDGIFVWETMQQENITHDEFFMELRQQGVEHLGQVRLAILEVNGAISVFFFSKDKVKPGLPVLPKCCIKPLVNIEKPGEYACSQCSLIITLSNNSSATCQRCGHHHWVEALRHQREK from the coding sequence ATGAAAACTTTCGATTTCAACCGGATGGCATTGGATAAATTCCCTATCGAATTTTTAGCCGAGGTGGGTATCCGGTGTTTATTCACCTTTGTATTGGTCTTTTTATTTCTCAAACTGAGTGGTCGCCGTGGTGTGCGGCAGATGTCGCTATTTGAAGTGGTTATCATTCTGACTCTTGGCTCAGCCGCTGGTGATGTCACTTTTTATGAAGACGTGCCGATGCTGCCGGTGGTCATGGTATTTGTCAGTATTATGTTTTTGTATCGCTTATCCACTTTTCTCATGTCGCGTAGTGAGAAAATCCAGCAGTGGATGGAAGGGAAGCCGCTCATCATTATTAGTGATGGGATATTTGTTTGGGAAACCATGCAGCAGGAAAATATTACGCACGATGAGTTTTTTATGGAGTTACGCCAACAAGGCGTCGAGCATCTTGGTCAAGTGCGGCTGGCTATTCTGGAGGTCAATGGCGCTATCAGTGTCTTTTTCTTTAGCAAAGATAAGGTTAAACCGGGCCTGCCTGTACTCCCTAAATGCTGTATTAAGCCCTTAGTTAATATAGAAAAACCGGGTGAATACGCCTGTAGCCAATGTAGCCTTATTATCACGTTATCCAATAATTCCAGTGCAACTTGTCAACGCTGTGGTCACCACCACTGGGTCGAGGCGTTGCGTCATCAACGGGAAAAATGA
- the ycaO gene encoding 30S ribosomal protein S12 methylthiotransferase accessory factor YcaO, with product MTQTFIPGKDAALEDSISRFQQKLSDLGFNIEEASWLNPVPHVWSVHIRDRDCPLCFTNGKGASKKAALASALGEYFERLSTNYFFADFYLGKAIAEGDFVHYPNEKWFPIPEDDLLPEGILDERLLAFYDPENELVASDLVDLQSGNAARGICSLPFTRQSDLETVYIPMNIIGNLYVSNGMSAGNTANEARVQALSEVFERSVKNRIIAESISLPEIPTEVLNRYPGVVEAIAKLEEEGFPILSYDASLGGKYPVICVVLFNPSNGTCFASFGAHPDFGVALERTVTELLQGRSLKDLDVFTAPTFDDEEVAEHTNLETHFIDSSGLISWDMFKQQADYPFVDWSFKGTTEEEFATLMAIFKQEDAEVYIADYEHLGVYACRILVPGMSDIYPAEDLLMANNTMGVHLRDTLLALPDSDWQPEQYLELIQTLDDEGLDDFARVRELLGIASGKDNGWYTLRVGELKSMLALAGGDLEQALIWVEWTQDFNSSVFTAKQANYYRCLQTLLLLTQEPDRDPAQYYNAFVKMYGQEAVEAASAAIAGEERFNGLFSVDEDLKALPAHQALLGAYAKLQAAKRRYWAKSE from the coding sequence ATGACCCAAACCTTTATTCCCGGCAAAGACGCCGCGCTGGAAGACTCTATCTCCCGCTTTCAGCAAAAACTGAGCGACCTCGGTTTTAATATTGAAGAAGCCTCCTGGCTGAACCCAGTTCCTCACGTTTGGTCGGTACATATCCGCGATCGTGACTGCCCGCTGTGCTTTACCAACGGTAAAGGTGCCAGCAAGAAAGCCGCACTGGCGTCGGCCTTGGGTGAATATTTCGAGCGTTTATCCACTAACTATTTCTTTGCCGACTTCTATCTGGGTAAAGCTATTGCTGAGGGTGATTTCGTTCACTACCCAAATGAGAAATGGTTCCCAATTCCTGAAGATGATTTATTACCGGAAGGTATTCTGGATGAGCGCTTGCTGGCGTTTTACGATCCAGAAAACGAACTGGTCGCCAGTGACCTGGTGGATTTGCAGTCAGGGAATGCGGCGCGCGGTATTTGCTCTCTGCCATTCACCCGCCAATCAGATTTAGAAACCGTCTATATTCCAATGAATATTATCGGCAATCTGTATGTTTCAAACGGCATGTCTGCGGGCAATACCGCCAATGAAGCTCGCGTACAGGCATTATCCGAAGTGTTTGAACGTTCAGTGAAGAATCGCATTATCGCGGAATCTATCAGCTTGCCGGAAATCCCGACCGAGGTGTTAAACCGCTATCCGGGCGTGGTAGAAGCTATCGCAAAACTGGAAGAGGAAGGTTTCCCGATCCTGTCATACGATGCCTCTTTAGGTGGCAAATACCCGGTAATTTGTGTGGTGTTGTTTAACCCGTCAAACGGAACATGTTTTGCTTCATTCGGCGCACATCCAGACTTCGGTGTGGCCCTTGAGCGTACCGTCACTGAGCTATTGCAAGGCCGTAGCCTCAAAGACTTAGATGTATTCACCGCGCCAACCTTTGATGATGAAGAAGTAGCCGAACATACCAATCTGGAAACACACTTTATCGATTCAAGCGGTTTAATCAGCTGGGATATGTTTAAACAACAGGCTGATTATCCCTTCGTGGATTGGAGCTTTAAAGGTACGACAGAAGAAGAGTTTGCCACCTTAATGGCTATCTTCAAGCAAGAAGACGCAGAAGTGTACATCGCTGATTATGAACACTTAGGAGTGTATGCTTGCCGAATTTTGGTGCCGGGGATGTCTGATATTTATCCAGCTGAAGATCTGCTGATGGCGAACAACACCATGGGCGTGCACCTGCGTGATACCTTGCTGGCGCTGCCAGACAGTGATTGGCAACCAGAGCAGTATCTGGAACTCATTCAGACTCTGGATGATGAAGGGTTGGATGATTTCGCCCGCGTCCGCGAGCTGCTGGGTATTGCCTCCGGTAAAGATAACGGCTGGTACACACTGCGGGTGGGTGAGTTGAAATCTATGCTGGCGCTGGCTGGCGGTGATTTGGAGCAGGCGCTGATTTGGGTGGAATGGACGCAAGATTTCAACTCTTCGGTCTTTACCGCAAAACAGGCAAACTACTATCGTTGCCTACAAACTCTGTTGCTGTTAACTCAAGAGCCAGACCGCGACCCAGCGCAATATTACAATGCATTCGTGAAGATGTATGGTCAGGAAGCTGTAGAGGCTGCATCCGCAGCCATCGCCGGTGAAGAGCGCTTCAATGGCCTGTTCAGTGTGGATGAAGATCTCAAAGCCCTGCCAGCACACCAGGCGCTGTTGGGTGCTTACGCTAAATTGCAGGCGGCGAAACGCCGTTATTGGGCAAAAAGCGAGTAA
- the ansB gene encoding L-asparaginase 2, which translates to MKSIKLTVLAGILAGISGSAFALPNITLLATGGTIAGGGDSATKSNYTAGKLGVDALVNAVPEMKKLANIQGEQVVNIGSQDMNDEVWLKLAKKINADCAKTDGFVITHGTDTLEETAYFLDLTVNCDKPVVMVGAMRPATALGADGPLNLYNAVVVASDPNSAKRGVLVAMNDTVLTGRDVMKTNTTSVQTFQSPNTGPLGYIYDGKVNYLHQPAPRQPAFDISKLNELPKVGIIYNYANASDLPAKALIEDGYKGIVSAGVGNGNLYKTVFDTLATAAHNGVAVVRSSRVPTGSTTEDAEVDDTKYGFVASGSLNPQKARVLLQLALTQTQKPQEIQKLFHAY; encoded by the coding sequence ATGAAATCTATAAAGCTAACTGTCTTAGCCGGAATCTTAGCAGGGATCAGCGGTTCGGCCTTTGCTCTGCCCAATATTACCTTATTGGCGACCGGGGGAACTATTGCCGGTGGCGGTGATTCAGCCACTAAATCTAACTATACTGCGGGCAAACTAGGGGTCGATGCTCTGGTTAACGCTGTGCCAGAAATGAAAAAACTCGCCAATATTCAGGGTGAGCAAGTGGTCAATATCGGTTCTCAGGATATGAATGATGAAGTTTGGCTGAAATTAGCGAAAAAAATTAATGCTGATTGTGCCAAAACCGACGGATTCGTCATCACTCATGGGACTGATACATTGGAGGAAACTGCCTATTTCCTCGATTTAACTGTCAATTGTGATAAGCCTGTGGTGATGGTTGGGGCAATGCGCCCGGCCACCGCTCTGGGGGCAGACGGTCCGCTTAATCTCTACAACGCCGTGGTGGTTGCCAGTGACCCTAACTCCGCTAAACGCGGCGTGCTGGTGGCGATGAATGATACGGTGTTAACCGGCCGTGATGTCATGAAAACCAACACCACTTCGGTGCAAACTTTCCAATCACCTAATACTGGCCCTCTGGGCTATATCTATGATGGTAAAGTGAACTATCTTCATCAGCCTGCACCACGCCAGCCAGCCTTTGATATCAGCAAGCTAAATGAGTTACCGAAAGTGGGTATTATTTATAACTATGCCAATGCCTCTGACTTACCCGCTAAGGCATTGATTGAAGATGGTTATAAAGGAATTGTCAGTGCCGGTGTGGGTAACGGTAACCTGTATAAAACAGTATTCGATACGTTGGCAACTGCGGCACACAATGGCGTCGCGGTAGTGCGTTCATCCCGTGTCCCCACTGGCTCTACCACCGAAGATGCTGAAGTGGATGATACCAAATATGGCTTTGTTGCTTCTGGCTCACTTAATCCACAAAAAGCACGGGTACTGCTGCAATTGGCATTAACCCAAACGCAAAAACCGCAAGAAATTCAAAAGTTGTTCCACGCGTATTGA
- the pflA gene encoding pyruvate formate lyase 1-activating protein, which yields MSVLGRIHSFESCGTVDGPGIRFIVFFQGCLMRCLYCHNRDTWDTHGGKEVTVEELVKEAVTYRHFMNASGGGVTASGGEAILQAEFVRDWFRACHEEGIHTCLDTNGFVRRYDPVIDELLDATDLVMLDLKQMDDSVHQNLVGVSNHRTLEFARYLAKRNQKTWIRYVVVPGWSDDDKSAHMLGEFTQNMTNIEKIELLPYHELGKHKWIAMGEEYKLDGVKPPTAEIMDRVKGILESYGHKVIY from the coding sequence ATGTCCGTACTTGGCCGCATTCACTCATTCGAATCCTGTGGCACCGTTGACGGCCCTGGTATTCGATTTATCGTATTCTTCCAGGGTTGCCTCATGCGCTGCCTGTATTGCCACAACCGTGATACCTGGGACACCCATGGCGGTAAGGAAGTTACCGTTGAAGAATTGGTCAAAGAAGCCGTTACCTATCGCCATTTTATGAATGCTTCTGGTGGCGGTGTTACTGCCTCCGGTGGTGAAGCCATCTTACAGGCTGAGTTTGTCCGTGATTGGTTCCGCGCCTGTCACGAAGAAGGTATTCACACTTGTCTGGATACCAATGGTTTTGTGCGCCGTTATGATCCGGTGATTGATGAATTACTGGATGCCACCGATTTAGTGATGCTGGATTTAAAACAGATGGATGACAGCGTGCATCAGAATCTGGTCGGCGTATCTAATCACCGAACCTTGGAATTTGCTCGTTACCTGGCAAAACGTAATCAAAAAACCTGGATCCGTTATGTGGTGGTGCCGGGTTGGTCAGATGATGACAAATCTGCTCATATGCTGGGTGAGTTCACTCAGAACATGACCAATATCGAGAAAATCGAATTGTTGCCTTACCATGAGCTAGGTAAGCACAAATGGATTGCCATGGGCGAAGAATACAAACTGGATGGGGTCAAGCCCCCTACCGCGGAGATTATGGACCGCGTGAAAGGTATTCTTGAAAGCTATGGTCACAAAGTAATCTACTAA
- the serC gene encoding 3-phosphoserine/phosphohydroxythreonine transaminase, producing MTQVYNFSAGPAMLPVEVLRRAEQELRNWHGLGTSVMEISHRSKEFMQVAEEAEKDLRDLMQIPANYKVLFCHGGARAQFAAVPLNLLGDSRSADYIDGGYWAHSAVKEAQKYCTPNVIDVTTHDNGVTGIAPMKQWKLSDNAAYVHYCPNETIDGLAINEEPDFGNKVVVADYSSSILSRPIDVSRYGVIYAGAQKNIGPAGLTVVIVREDLLGKARTELPSILDYKVLAENDSMFNTPPTFAWYLSGLVFKWLKEQGGLGEMGKRNQAKAELLYGAIDRTDFYRNQVATANRSWMNVPFQMIDPSLDKLFLSEAEAQGLQALKGHRVAGGMRASIYNAMPIEGVKALTDFMAEFERRHG from the coding sequence ATGACACAGGTTTATAATTTTAGCGCAGGGCCTGCAATGCTGCCGGTCGAAGTTTTACGTCGTGCGGAACAGGAATTACGTAACTGGCACGGTCTGGGTACGTCGGTCATGGAGATCAGCCATCGCAGTAAAGAATTTATGCAGGTAGCTGAAGAGGCAGAAAAAGATCTGCGCGATCTGATGCAGATCCCGGCCAATTATAAAGTGTTATTTTGTCATGGCGGAGCACGTGCGCAGTTTGCCGCAGTGCCACTGAATTTACTGGGTGACAGCCGCAGCGCTGATTACATTGACGGTGGCTATTGGGCGCACAGTGCGGTCAAAGAAGCTCAAAAATATTGCACGCCGAATGTGATTGATGTGACGACGCATGATAACGGCGTGACAGGCATTGCGCCGATGAAACAATGGAAATTGAGTGATAATGCCGCCTATGTACATTATTGCCCGAATGAAACCATTGACGGGCTGGCTATCAACGAAGAACCTGACTTTGGTAACAAAGTTGTGGTTGCCGATTACTCCTCATCCATTCTCTCTCGCCCGATTGATGTCAGCCGCTATGGTGTCATTTATGCCGGTGCCCAAAAGAATATCGGCCCAGCTGGTCTGACAGTGGTTATCGTGCGTGAAGATTTGCTTGGTAAAGCGCGCACTGAGCTGCCATCTATCCTTGATTATAAGGTTTTGGCAGAGAACGACTCGATGTTCAACACGCCGCCGACTTTCGCCTGGTATCTGTCCGGCCTGGTATTTAAGTGGCTGAAAGAACAGGGCGGTTTAGGCGAAATGGGGAAACGTAATCAGGCGAAAGCTGAATTACTGTATGGCGCTATCGACCGCACTGATTTCTATCGCAATCAGGTCGCGACCGCGAATCGTTCTTGGATGAATGTACCGTTCCAAATGATTGATCCTTCACTGGACAAATTGTTCTTAAGTGAAGCAGAGGCCCAAGGTCTGCAAGCCTTAAAAGGCCACCGTGTTGCTGGTGGGATGCGTGCCTCTATCTATAACGCGATGCCAATTGAAGGCGTAAAAGCATTAACCGATTTTATGGCTGAGTTTGAGCGTCGCCACGGTTGA